In Carassius gibelio isolate Cgi1373 ecotype wild population from Czech Republic chromosome B4, carGib1.2-hapl.c, whole genome shotgun sequence, one DNA window encodes the following:
- the LOC127956457 gene encoding uncharacterized protein LOC127956457, whose protein sequence is MNISSTSNSSSSSSDEEIIVLLNEERRRKRRRFWVHPIVTRREEHGEFYRLVQELKMYHERFRGYFRMSVSEFENLLQQLAPLLTKEQTHYRKPIDPEQRLAVCLRFLSTGDSYRSIAFSFRLGVSTVASIVSETCDALWHCLRDEHLPVPTEEMWRSTARRFHERWNFPNCLGAMDGKHIFIQAPANSGSLYFNYKGTFSVVLLALVDADYRFLVVDVGSYGSNSDGGIFANSVLGKALRNGTLNVPPPSELPGAPELGKVNHVIVADEAFPLKPYLLRPYPGRRLPTDKRIFNYRLSRARRISENVFGILSQRFRVFQRTLQVQPSVVDKVVKAACALCNYLRPNGNDQNRATEDDHDCEQPLQGFEHCRGQRASVEAQNVRELYKEYFNSPAGEVAWQYDHVNHALGNR, encoded by the exons ATGAATATTTCAAGCACCAGTAACTCTAGCTCCAGTTCCAGCGATGAAGAAATTATTGTTCTGTTGAATGAGGAAAGACGCCGGAAAAGACGCCGATTTTGGGTACATCCCATAGTTACGAGAAGAGAAGAACATGGGGAGTTTTATCGACTGGTACAAGAGCTGAAAATGTATCATGAGCGTTTTCGGGGGTATTTTAGAATGTCCGTCAGTGAGTTCGAAAATTTACTTCAACAACTGGCTCCCTTGCTGACGAAAGAACAGACACACTACCGTAAACCAATCGACCCAGAACAGCGTTTGGCCGTGTGTTTACG ttttctaAGCACTGGGGACTCGTACCGCTCTATTGCGTTCAGCTTTCGACTTGGTGTGTCAACTGTGGCTTCGATAGTGAGTGAAACCTGTGATGCATTGTGGCACTGCCTCAGAGATGAACATTTGCCAGTGCCTACTGAAGAGATGTGGAGGAGTACAGCCAGGAGATTCCATGAAAGATGGAATTTCCCTAACTGCTTGGGAGCCATGGATGGGAAACACATATTCATCCAGGCCCCTGCAAACTCTGGTTCTCTATACTTTAATTATAAAGGTACATTCTCCGTTGTATTGCTGGCCTTAGTTGATGCAGATTACCGCTTCCTGGTGGTTGATGTGGGGAGCTATGGCAGCAACAGTGATGGAGGAATCTTTGCCAATTCTGTACTGGGAAAGGCACTCAGAAATGGAACTCTGAATGTTCCCCCACCAAGTGAACTTCCAGGTGCTCCTGAGCTGGGAAAAGTTAACCATGTCATTGTGGCGGATGAAGCTTTTCCGCTGAAACCATATCTCCTCCGGCCATACCCTGGACGCCGCCTCCCCACAGACAAGAGAATTTTCAATTATCGTTTGTCTCGGGCACGGCGCATCTCTGAAAATGTATTTGGCATCCTCAGTCAACGCTTCCGGGTTTTCCAAAGAACTTTACAGGTTCAACCAAGTGTTGTTGACAAAGTTGTCAAAGCTGCTTGTGCGTTGTGCAATTATTTGCGCCCGAACGGAAATGACCAGAATCGTGCCACAGAGGATGACCATGATTGTGAGCAACCACTACAAGGCTTTGAACATTGTAGGGGGCAGCGGGCATCTGTGGAGGCCCAAAATGTCCGAGAACTGTACAAAGAGTACTTCAACTCACCAGCAGGAGAAGTTGCTTGGCAGTATGACCATGTGAACCATGCTCTGGGGAACAGATAA
- the LOC127956458 gene encoding uncharacterized protein LOC127956458, with the protein MQGKMNVELLVSLVSEHKELYDKRDSDYKNLDKRELLWSGIAQQMGLDVEEVKHKWKSLRDTYTRKKREDDCRSGQAAKNKKTWKFMKVMEFLATSTEFRSVHSNISPENMNEGVEQVVVQKEVSDREEASASTSPGSSFSSPTVTRSTFNKRKRPETPDLLDRYLLSKEARESEKEERRREKEERREQRREQQNDENYLFALGLIPALRRLSPAVQSSVKLKIHQLLHDAEFGQASSAFFPQQSPVSYHQVPPQTPTNYGCSTTSWLP; encoded by the exons ATGCAAGGCAAGATGAATGTAGAGTTGCTGGTCTCGTTGGTGTCGGAACACAAAGAACTATATGACAAACGTGACAGCGATTACAAAAATCTTGATAAAAGAGAACTGTTATGGAGTGGTATTGCACAGCAAATGGGCCTTGATG TGGAGGAGGTAAAACACAAATGGAAAAGCCTGCGAGATACATATACACGAAAAAAGCGCGAAGATGATTGCCGAAGTGGACAGGCTGCTAAAAACAAGAAGACGTGGAAATTTATGAAGGTCATGGAGTTCCTCGCAACATCAACTGAATTTCgaag TGTTCACAGCAATATTTCTCCTGAAAATATGAATGAAGGGGTTGAGCAAGTGGTGGTTCAAAAAGAAGTCAGCGACAGAGAAGAAGCATCAGCAAGCACGTCTCCAGGATCATCCTTCTCCAGCCCAACTGTGACCAGGTCTACTTTCAACAAAAGAAAACGGCCAGAGACACCAGACTTGTTGGACCGGTACCTTTTATCCAAAGAAGCCAGGGAAAGTGAGAAAGAGGAacgcagaagagagaaagaggagcgcaGAGAGCAACGAAGAGAGcaacaaaatgatgaaaattacTTGTTTGCTCTTGGCTTGATACCAGCACTAAGGAGATTGTCCCCAGCCGTACAGTCTTCagtcaaattaaaaatacatcagcTGTTGCATGATGCTGAGTTTGGCCAGGCCTCTTCTGCTTTTTTTCCACAGCAGTCACCGGTGTCCTACCATCAGGTCCCCCCACAGACCCCAACAAACTATGGCTGCTCTACAACTTCTTGGCTACCCTAA